In the Lepidochelys kempii isolate rLepKem1 chromosome 3, rLepKem1.hap2, whole genome shotgun sequence genome, one interval contains:
- the MRPS10 gene encoding small ribosomal subunit protein uS10m isoform X2, translating to MPFQTTGSTLPSVPSSLEQERNSSNQSVSHCSAPTPCMGFKGPGTFPVNYSSRATPKQYRFLLNKDLLWVQFSGFHTDLHHHKDNSLVSISDEPDTLYRKLSVLVKGHDKTVLDSYEYFAVLAAKELGISIEKVHEPPRKIERFTLLKSIHIFKKHRVQYEMRTHYRCLELKHLTGSTADVYLEYIQRNLPEGVAMEIKKTKLEKLPEHIQKPVWDKLPSVEETASTS from the exons ATG CCATTCCAAACAACTGGGTCTACTCTCCCTTCTGTGCCATCATCTTTGGAGCAAGAACGAAACTCCTCTAACCAGTCTGTGTCTCATTGCTCTGCACCAACACCATGCATGGGTTTCAAG GGACCAGGGACTTTTCCTGTAAATTACTCAAGCAGAGCTACGCCAAAGCAATATCGTTTTCTTCT AAACAAGGACTTGTTGTGGGTTCAGTTCTCAGGATtccacactgatttacaccatcatAAGGACAATTCTTTG GTATCCATTTCAGATGAACCGGACACATTATACAGGAAATTATCGGTTTTAGTTAAAGGCCATGATAAAACTGTGTTGGACAGTTACGAATATTTTGCAGTGCTTGCTGCTAAAGAACTTGGCATCTCCATTGAAAAAGT ACATGAACCTCCCAGGAAGATAGAACGATTCACCCTTCTGAAGTCAATACACATTTTCAAGAAGCACAGAGTTCAGTATGAAATGAGGACACATTATAGATGCTTGGAG ttaaaacatTTAACTGGCAGTACAGCTGATGTCTATTTGGAATACATCCAAAGAAATTTACCTGAAGGGGTTGCCATGGAAATAAAAAAG aCCAAATTAGAGAAACTACCAGAACATATTCAGAAGCCAGTTTGGGACAAGCTACCTTCAGTAGAAGAAACTGCAAGCACGTCATGA
- the MRPS10 gene encoding small ribosomal subunit protein uS10m isoform X4, whose protein sequence is MGFKGPGTFPVNYSSRATPKQYRFLLNKDLLWVQFSGFHTDLHHHKDNSLVSISDEPDTLYRKLSVLVKGHDKTVLDSYEYFAVLAAKELGISIEKVHEPPRKIERFTLLKSIHIFKKHRVQYEMRTHYRCLELKHLTGSTADVYLEYIQRNLPEGVAMEIKKTKLEKLPEHIQKPVWDKLPSVEETASTS, encoded by the exons ATGGGTTTCAAG GGACCAGGGACTTTTCCTGTAAATTACTCAAGCAGAGCTACGCCAAAGCAATATCGTTTTCTTCT AAACAAGGACTTGTTGTGGGTTCAGTTCTCAGGATtccacactgatttacaccatcatAAGGACAATTCTTTG GTATCCATTTCAGATGAACCGGACACATTATACAGGAAATTATCGGTTTTAGTTAAAGGCCATGATAAAACTGTGTTGGACAGTTACGAATATTTTGCAGTGCTTGCTGCTAAAGAACTTGGCATCTCCATTGAAAAAGT ACATGAACCTCCCAGGAAGATAGAACGATTCACCCTTCTGAAGTCAATACACATTTTCAAGAAGCACAGAGTTCAGTATGAAATGAGGACACATTATAGATGCTTGGAG ttaaaacatTTAACTGGCAGTACAGCTGATGTCTATTTGGAATACATCCAAAGAAATTTACCTGAAGGGGTTGCCATGGAAATAAAAAAG aCCAAATTAGAGAAACTACCAGAACATATTCAGAAGCCAGTTTGGGACAAGCTACCTTCAGTAGAAGAAACTGCAAGCACGTCATGA
- the MRPS10 gene encoding small ribosomal subunit protein uS10m isoform X3: MAAWGGVRRLWRRCCCQGPGTFPVNYSSRATPKQYRFLLNKDLLWVQFSGFHTDLHHHKDNSLVSISDEPDTLYRKLSVLVKGHDKTVLDSYEYFAVLAAKELGISIEKVHEPPRKIERFTLLKSIHIFKKHRVQYEMRTHYRCLELKHLTGSTADVYLEYIQRNLPEGVAMEIKKTKLEKLPEHIQKPVWDKLPSVEETASTS; the protein is encoded by the exons ATGGCGGCGTGGGGAGGCGTGAGGCGCCTGTGGCGGCGGTGCTGCTGCCAG GGACCAGGGACTTTTCCTGTAAATTACTCAAGCAGAGCTACGCCAAAGCAATATCGTTTTCTTCT AAACAAGGACTTGTTGTGGGTTCAGTTCTCAGGATtccacactgatttacaccatcatAAGGACAATTCTTTG GTATCCATTTCAGATGAACCGGACACATTATACAGGAAATTATCGGTTTTAGTTAAAGGCCATGATAAAACTGTGTTGGACAGTTACGAATATTTTGCAGTGCTTGCTGCTAAAGAACTTGGCATCTCCATTGAAAAAGT ACATGAACCTCCCAGGAAGATAGAACGATTCACCCTTCTGAAGTCAATACACATTTTCAAGAAGCACAGAGTTCAGTATGAAATGAGGACACATTATAGATGCTTGGAG ttaaaacatTTAACTGGCAGTACAGCTGATGTCTATTTGGAATACATCCAAAGAAATTTACCTGAAGGGGTTGCCATGGAAATAAAAAAG aCCAAATTAGAGAAACTACCAGAACATATTCAGAAGCCAGTTTGGGACAAGCTACCTTCAGTAGAAGAAACTGCAAGCACGTCATGA
- the MRPS10 gene encoding small ribosomal subunit protein uS10m isoform X1, translating to MAAWGGVRRLWRRCCCQPFQTTGSTLPSVPSSLEQERNSSNQSVSHCSAPTPCMGFKGPGTFPVNYSSRATPKQYRFLLNKDLLWVQFSGFHTDLHHHKDNSLVSISDEPDTLYRKLSVLVKGHDKTVLDSYEYFAVLAAKELGISIEKVHEPPRKIERFTLLKSIHIFKKHRVQYEMRTHYRCLELKHLTGSTADVYLEYIQRNLPEGVAMEIKKTKLEKLPEHIQKPVWDKLPSVEETASTS from the exons ATGGCGGCGTGGGGAGGCGTGAGGCGCCTGTGGCGGCGGTGCTGCTGCCAG CCATTCCAAACAACTGGGTCTACTCTCCCTTCTGTGCCATCATCTTTGGAGCAAGAACGAAACTCCTCTAACCAGTCTGTGTCTCATTGCTCTGCACCAACACCATGCATGGGTTTCAAG GGACCAGGGACTTTTCCTGTAAATTACTCAAGCAGAGCTACGCCAAAGCAATATCGTTTTCTTCT AAACAAGGACTTGTTGTGGGTTCAGTTCTCAGGATtccacactgatttacaccatcatAAGGACAATTCTTTG GTATCCATTTCAGATGAACCGGACACATTATACAGGAAATTATCGGTTTTAGTTAAAGGCCATGATAAAACTGTGTTGGACAGTTACGAATATTTTGCAGTGCTTGCTGCTAAAGAACTTGGCATCTCCATTGAAAAAGT ACATGAACCTCCCAGGAAGATAGAACGATTCACCCTTCTGAAGTCAATACACATTTTCAAGAAGCACAGAGTTCAGTATGAAATGAGGACACATTATAGATGCTTGGAG ttaaaacatTTAACTGGCAGTACAGCTGATGTCTATTTGGAATACATCCAAAGAAATTTACCTGAAGGGGTTGCCATGGAAATAAAAAAG aCCAAATTAGAGAAACTACCAGAACATATTCAGAAGCCAGTTTGGGACAAGCTACCTTCAGTAGAAGAAACTGCAAGCACGTCATGA